DNA from Streptomyces rishiriensis:
GCTAGCCGTCCGCGCGGGCCGTGGCCAGCAGTTCCTCGGCGTGCGCCCGGGCCGTCTCGGAGTCCTCCTGGCCGGCCAGCATGCGGGACAGTTCCCGGATGCGGTCCTCGCCCTCCAGGACCTTCACGCCGGACCGGGTCACCGACCCGTCGTTGGTCTTCTCGACCAGCAGCTGCCGGTCGGCGAAGGCCGCGACCTGCGGAAGGTGGGTGACCACCACGACCTGAGCGGTCTTGGCGAGCCGCGCGAGGCGCCGCCCGATCTCGACCGCCGCCTTGCCGCCCACACCCGCGTCGACCTCGTCGAAGAGATACGTCGGCACCGGATCCGTGCCCGCGAACACGACCTCGACGGCCAGCATCACGCGCGAGAGCTCACCGCCGGACGCGCCCTTGGCGATGGGCCGCGCCGGCGCGCCCGGGTGCGGGGCGAGCAGCAGTTCCACCTCGTCCGCACCGGCCGGCCCGTAGGCGACCGGACGCCCGTCGACCTCGACGCCCTCCGCGTCCTCGGTCTGCCGGATGTCGAACGACACGCGCGCGTGCGGCATGGCGAGGGAGGCCAGCTCGGCCGTCACGGCGGCGGCGAACCGCTCGGCGGCCTCCGTGCGCGCGTCCGTCAGCGCCTGCGCCAGCCCGCCGAGTTCGGCGCGCAGGGCGTCCCGTTCGGCGGTCAGCTCGCCGATGCGCTCGTCGTCACCGTCCAGTTCGGTGAGCCGGGCGGCGCTCCGCTCGGCCCAGGCGAGCACGGAGTCGACGTCCTGCCCGTACTTGCGGGTGAGCGCGGTGAGCGCGGCCCGCCGCTCCTCGACGGCCGACAGCCGCAGCGGATCGGCGTCGAGGTCGTCGGCGTACCCCGCGAGCTCGCCCGCCACGTCGCCCAGCAGGATCCCGATCTCCCCGATCCGGTCGGCGAGCGCGGCCAGCGCCGGATCGTGCGACCTGACGGCCTCCAGGGCGCGCTGCGCGCCCGCGACGAGCGTGGTGGCCTCGATGCCCTCGGGGTCCTCCGGATTGCCGGCGAGGGCGGCGTGGGCGACCGTGGCGGCGGACGCCAGCGCCTCCGCGTGTCCGAGCCGCTCGGCCTCCTCCGCCAGCTCCACGTCCTCCCCGGCGCGCGGTTCGACGCCGGCGATCTCGTCGAGCCCGAAGCGCAGCATGTCGGCCTCCTGAGCCCGCTCACGCGCGCGCGTGACGATCTCCTCCAGCTCGACGGCGACGGCCCGCAGCCGCCGGTAGGCCTCGGTGTACTTGGCGAGCGGCACGGTGACCGCGTCGCCCGCGTACCGGTCGAGCGCCTGCCGTTGCCGGGACAGCTTCAGGAGCCCCTGCTGGTCGGTCTGCCCGTGGACGGCGACCAGCTCGTCGGCGAGCTCGGCGAGCACGCCCATGGGCACGCTCCGCCCGCCCACGTGCGCCCGCGACCGCCCCCTCGGCGGAAACGGTACGGCTGATGAGCAACGCCCCGTCGTCGAGCTCAGCTCCCGCCTCCTCCGCCCGCACCACCACCGCGGCGTCCCGGGGCAGGGCGATCCGCCCCTCCACGACCGCCTTCTCGGCGCCGATCCGCACGAGCGCCGGATCCGCACGCCCGCCCAGCAGCAGCCCGAGGCTCGTCACCACCATCGTCTTGCCCGCGCCCGTCTCACCCGTGACAGCGGTGAAGCCTGGCGACAGCTCGACGACCGCGTCGTCGATGACTCCGAGCGACCGTATCCGCATCTCCTCCAACACGGACAAGACCTTACGAGGTCGGAGGAGGGAAGTGCGACGCCCCCCGGCCCCGGAAGGGGAACCCGCAGGTGAAGAATGTGTATCGACGACGCCATGTCACCCGGGTGAGTGCAGTCGCACCTGGGCGCGGGAACGTACGGACCGCTACTGCCGGGCCCCTCGCCACCCGGAGACGGGGAGCGCGAACTTCGCCACCAGCCGGTCCGTGAACGAAGCGTGGTGCAGCCGGGCGAGCCGAACCGGCACCGCCCCCCGCCGCACCTCGACCCGGGCCCCCGGGGGCAGCTCGACGGTACGCCGCCCGTCGCACCACAGCACGCCCGGCGGAATGTGCGGCAGCACCTCCACCGCGAGCACGGAGTCGGGCGAGGTCACCAACGGCTTGGCGAACAGCGCGTGCGCACTGATCGGCACCATCAGCAGCGCCTCGACCTCGGGCCACACCACGGGGCCGCCCGCCGAGAACGCGTAGGCGGTCGACCCGGTCGGCGTGGACAGCACGATCCCGTCGCACCCGAACCCGGTGACCGGCCGCCCGTCGATCTCCAGCACGACCTCGAGCAGCTTCTCCGCGCCGGCCTTCTGCACGGCCGCCTCGTTCAGCGCCCAGTCGGTGTGCACGATGTCCCCGTTGCGGTGCACGACGACATCGACGGTCATCCGCTCCTCGACCTCGTACGCCTTCGTCACCACCCGGTCGACGACCTTGTCGAGGTCGTCGCGTTCGGCCTCGGCGAGGAAGCCGACGCTGCCGAGGTTGACGCCGAGCATCGGCACCCCGGACGCCCGGGCGAACTCCGCGCCGCGCAGCAGCGTGCCGTCACCGCCGAGGACGATGAGCAGCTCACACCCCTCCAGGCACTGCGGGGTGGCCTCGGAGACCAGCTCCACCTCCTCCGGAAGGGGGAGATCGGCGGCCTCGTACTCCAGGACGCGCACCCCGATGCCCTCACGCAGCAAACCCTTGACTACCAGCTCGGCGCTGCGGATGGCCGCGGGCCGCCCGGTGTGGGCGAGCAGGAAAACAGTACGAGCTCGGTTCTGAGTCAACGCGGCCCCTCCGCAACTGCACGGTCAACGTCGGCCGGGTCGAGGGCAGGCGCCCCGGCCCTGAGCCACAGAAAGTACTCGACATTGCCCGAAGGCCCGGGCAGCGGGCTGGCGGTGACACCGTTCACCCCGAGCCCCAGGTCCCACGCCTTCCCGGCCACGCCCCGCACCGCTTCCGCCCGCAGCTGCGGACTGCGTACGACACCCCCGCTGCCGAGCCGTTCCTTCCCCACCTCGAACTGCGGCTTGACCATCATCACCAGGTCCGCGTCCGGCCCGGTGCACCGGGCCAGGGCGGGCAGCACCAGCCCCAGCGGGATGAAGGACAAGTCCCCCACGACAAGATCCACAGGCTCCCCATCGATCGCTTCGAGCGTCAACTCGCGTACGTTCGTACGGTCCTTGACGGTGACGCGTTCATCGCTGCGAAGAGACCACGCGAGTTGTCCGTATCCGACGTCGACGGCGACCACGTGCGCGGCCCCCGCCCGCAGCAGCACATCGGTGAATCCGCCGGTCGACGCGCCGGCGTCCAGCGCCCGGCGCCCCTCCACCACGAGCCCGCGCGGCACGAACGCGGCCAGCGCGCCGGCGAGCTTGTGGCCGCCCCGGGACACGTAGTCGGGGTCGTCGCCGTCGACGGAGACGACGATCGCGGCCGCCGTCTCGACCTGGGTGGCGGACTTGGTCGCGACGGTCCTGCCGACGGTGACCCGCCCGGCGGCGATCAGCTGGCCGGCATGCTCACGCGAGCGCGCGAGCTTGCGGCGGACCAGCTCCGCGTCCAGACGGCGTCGTGCGACTCCTGCCACGTTCGGTTCAGCTCCTGTGTTGAGGTGACGGTCGAGCGGGGTGACCCGGAGGTCCCGGGCGCGCGTCGAGCGCGGTGAGCGCGTCACGCAGCCCCCGGTGTACATCCTCGTACACCTCGACGTGTCCGTCGGTGGCGAGGTGGTCGGCGTCGGCCAGCCGGTCCAGCAGGGCGTCCACCTCCACGTTGCCGGTGGGGGCCCGCGGGACGCCCAGCGGAGCGGGAGCCGCGGGGTCCTGCTCCCGGTCCCGCTGCCGCTCCTGCTCCTGCTCCTGCTCCTCGGGCACGGTCCCCGGGGCGGTCCGCTTCCCCGGCTCCGGCGCTGTGTCGCTCATGCGAAGACGCTACCTCGAACGCCTGGGGTACGGTCGATCGCGATGGCCACGATCGAGGAGTGCCACGCCGCACTCGAGAAGCTCTCCGACAGCATGCGCGGCGCCGAAGGGGACGTCCGGACGGCCGCCGCCCTGGACCGTTCGGTGAGCTGCCGGATCACCGACCTGGACGTGACGTTCGTCGGCCGGATGACGGACGGCCGGATCGTCGTGCAGGACACACTTCAGGGGCCTCCTGTGGAGAAGGCCGAGATCAGGCTGACCATGACCGGCGACGATCTCGTCGCACTCGTCGCCGGCGAGCTGAACTTCGCGAAGGCGTGGGCCTCGGGGCGGGTGAAGCTGGAGGCGGGCCTGCGCGACCTGTTCCAGCTCAGGAAACTTCTGTAGCGACCGCCTGCTCGACCCGCACCCGTGCCTTCCGGGCCGCCGGAACCACCAGCGGGGTCCCCGTCTCCGGGTCGTCGATGACCTGGCAGCGCAGCCCGAAGACCTCCTCCACCAGCCCGGCCGTGACGATGTCGTTCGGCGCGCCCTGCGCGATGACCTCGCCGCCCTTCAGCGCGATCAGGTGGGTGGCGTACCGGGCCGCGTGGTTGAGATCGTGCAGCACGGCGACGAGCGTGCGCCCCTGCTCCTCGTGCAGCTCCGCGCACAGGTCCAGGACGTCGATCTGGTGCTGGATGTCGAGATAGGTCGTCGGCTCGTCCAGCAGCAGCAGCGGTGTCTGCTGGGCGAGGGCCATCGCGATCCACACGCGCTGGCGCTGACCGCCGGACAGCTCGTCGACAAAGCGGTCGGCGAGTTCGGCGACCCCGGTCTGCGCCATGGACTCCCGTACGACCCGCTCGTCCTCGGCCGACCACTGGCGCAGGATGCCCTGGTGCGGGTAGCGGCCGCGGCCCACGAGGTCGGCGACGGTGATTCCGTCGGGCGCGATCGACGACTGCGGCAGCAGCCCCAGCGTCCGCGCGACCTTCTTGGCGGGCATGGACTGGATGACCTGCCCGTCGAGCAGCACCCGGCCCCGACTCGGCTTCAGCATCCGCGACAGCGCGCGCAGCAGCGTCGACTTGCCGCAGGCGTTCGGGCCGACGATCACCGTGAAGGAGTTGTCAGGTATCTCCACCGACAGCTGTTCGGCGATGACCCGCTGGTCATAGGCGAGGGTGACGTTCTCGGCGGACAGGCGGTTCACGGTGCTCCTTCGGTTGTTCCGGTCGGCCGAGCGGCCGGTGTCGCCGTCTGCGCCGGTCATATCCGGCCCGCTTTGCGCTCGGTGACGAGAAGCCACAGCAGGTAGACCCCGCCCAGCACGGCGGTGACCACCCCCACGGGCAGCTGTCCGTCGCCGAAGAGCCGCTGCGAGGCCCAGTCGGCGGTGACCAGCAGGGCGGCGCCCATGCACAGGGACGGCACGAGGTTGGGCCCGGGCGAGCGGGTCAGGCGCCGGGCGAGCTGCGGCGCGGTCAGCGCCACGAAGCTGACGGGCCCCGCGGCGGCGGTGGCGGCCGCGGTGAGCAGCACGGCGGAGACCATCAGCACCAGACGGACGCGCTCCACACGCACCCCCAGCGCGTGGGAGACGTCGTCGCCCATCTCCATCATCCGCAGCCCGCGCGCGTTGGCGAGCACCAGCGGCACGAGCACACAGACCAGCGCGAGCAGCGGCCAGACCTGCTTCCAGTCACGGCCGTCGAGGGTGCCGGTCATCCACACGACCGCTCGGGCCGCGTCGACGAAGTCGGCCTTGGTCATCAGATAACCGTTGACCGCCGTCGCGATCGCCGAGATGCCGATGCCGACGAGCACCAGCCGATACCCGTGGACGCCCCGCTTCCACGCCAGCACGTAGATGAGGGCCCCGGTCACCAGGCCGCCCACCAGCGCGCCGAGGGTCACCTGGGCGGCGCTCCCGGAGTACAGCACGATCATCACGAGCGCGCCGGCCGTCGCGCCCTGTCCGAGCCCCAGCACGTCCGGGCTGCCCAGCGGGTTGCGCGACACGGCCTGGAAGAGCGCGCCGCCGATCCCCAGCGAGGCCCCGACGAGCAGGCCCACGAGGACCCGCGGCAGCCGCAGCTCGTTGACGATGAACTCCTGGCCGGCGTCGCCCTCGCCGAGCAGTGTCTTCACGACGTCCCGGGCCGGGATCGGGAAGTCGCCGGTGCCGATCAGCACCACGCTCGCGGCGAGCGCGGCCACCACCAGCGCGGCGACGACGATCAGCGCCCGCGGCTCCAGCCGGACGGAGAACCCGCCCGGGGTGCGCAGCGCCCGAGGGCGGCCGTGGGGGATCTTCTGCGCGGTCTTCACAGCTGGGCCGTCCTCCGCCGTCGTACGAGAAAGATGAAGACCGGGCCGCCGATGATCGCGGTGATGACGCCGACCTGGACCTCCGAAGGCCGGGCGACGACGCGGCCGACGACATCGGAACCCAGCAGCAGCACCGGCGACAGAACGGCCGCGTAGGGCATGATCCAGCGCAGGTCGGGGCCGGTGAACGAGCGGACGATGTGCGGGACCATCAGCCCGACGAACACGATGGGCCCGCAGGCCGCGGTCGCGGCACCGCTCAGTACGGTCGCGGCGAGCATCGACAGCGCCCGGGTGCGGTTCAGGTCGGCGCCGAGCGCCTTGGCGGTGTCGTCGCCCATGGCCACGGCGTTCAGCGGCCGGGCCAGGACGAAAGCGAGGAGGGTGCCGACGACCAGGAAGGGCAGCACCTGCCGGATGGTCTCGTCGGTCGCCGTGGACAGCGAACCGACCGTCCAGAACCGCATTCTGGCGAGCGCCGCGTCATCCATGATCATCACGGCCTGCAGATAGCCGTAGAGCGCGGCACTGATCGCCGTGCCGGCGAGCGCGAGCCGCACCGGCGTGGCTCCCCGGCTCCCGCCGAGGAACCAGACCAGCGCGCCGACGGCGGCCGCCCCGAAGAAGGCGAACCACACATAGCCGGTCAGGCTCGTGACACCGAAGTAGGTGATGGCGGTGACGACGGCGGCCGAGGCGCCCGCGTTGATACCGAGCAGCCCGGGGTCGGCGAGCGGATTGCGCGTCAGCGCCTGGAGCACGGCGCCGGACAGCCCGAGCGCGGCCCCGACGAGCAGCCCCAGCACGGTCCGCGACAAGCGCTCGGCGACCACGACGTCCGCGTAGGTCCCCGAGTCCTCGAACAACCCGTGCAGGACCTGAGCGACGGACAGCTCCTTGGCGCCGACGGCGATGCTCGCCGCCGCCACCAGCAGCAGTACCGCCACGGCGGCGAGCAGCCCGACGGCACGTATCGCGCGGCGTTTTGGAGGCGCGGGGGCGATCTCCGCGCGCTGTTCGGGAACACTGTCGACCAACACGCAGTTAGGTTAGCCTACCCTGCGAACAAGCTTCGATCCTTGGTCATGTCCCCTGCCGGCGTTCACCACATCACCGCTCCGCGGTCTCACCGCCCGCCGCTCCCCGGGCCCGTCGGTTCACCACCCCAACCGCGCCAGCGCCTTCCCGCCGTCCAGCTCGCACGTCCCCTCACCGGCCGCCGTCCAGGCCGCCGCGCACAACGCCCGCAGCCCGTCCAGGGCTTCGCCCTCCCCGGCCAGCTCCAGGCTTCCGGCGCCCGCGCTCGCCGTCCAGCCACCGCACCGGAAGCCACCACCGTCCACGACGACCTCGGGCTGGCCGGTGAGCATCCCCCGCAGATCGCCGTCGACATACGTCGGCCGGTGCTGCGGCGGCGCGGCCAGCAACTGCGCCCCGTCGGTGACGCCCGTGAGGACGAGCAGCGAGTCGACCTCGCCGTTGAACGCCCCCTCGATGTCGGTGTCCAGCCGGTCCCCGACGACCAACGGCCGCTCGGCGCCGGTCCGCAGGATCGTCTCCCGGTGCATGGGAGGCAACGGCTTGCCCGCGACCTGCGGTTCGGCACCGGTCGCGATCCGCACGACCTCCACCGCCGCGCCGTTGCCCGGCGCGATGCCCCGCCCGCTCGGAATCGTCAGGTCCGTGTTGGACGCGAACCACGGCACCCCGCGCGCGACGGCGTACGAGGCCTCCGCGAACCGCCCCCACGGCAGGTCGGGCCCGCCGAATCCCTGCACGACGGCCGCCGGTTCGTCGTCCGCCGACTCCACCGGCTCGAGCCCGCGCTCGCGCAGCGCGACCCGCAGCCCCTCCCCGCCGATCACCAGCACCCGCGCCCCCGCCGGAACCTGCTCACTGATCAGCCGCGCGACCGCCTGCGCCGAGGTGATGACCTCGTCGGCGCCCGTCGGTATCCCCAGCTCCGTCAGATGCCCGGCCACCGCGTCCGGCGTCCGCAGCGCGTTGTTGGTGACGTACGCGAGACGCATCCCGCCCGCACGCGCGGTGGCCAGCGACTCGACGGCGTACGCGATCGCGTCACCCCCCGCGTACACCACCCCGTCCAGGTCGAGCAGCGCCGTGTCGTACGCCTCGCTCAGGGCCTGCCCACTGCCCTCGGGCCTCGTCCTGACGCTCCGGCTCATTCCACATCGCTCCTCGTTCGCTCCGCTTTCCCCCGATCATCCCGCATGCCACCGACAGACGTACGATGCCGGGATGAACTCAGCAGGTCACTCGGAAGCAACGGCGCCCCGAGGCCTGGAACTCACCCCGTTCCGAGGCCTGCGCTACGACCCCGACCGGGTCGGCAGTCTCGCCGCCGTCACCTCGCCGCCCTACGACGTCGTGGTCCGCCCCGACGGCCTGCACCACCTCCAGGACGCGGACCCGTACAACATCGTCCGCCTGATCCTGCCCCAGGCCACCACTCCCGCCGCCCGCAACGAACAGGCCGCCGCCACCCTGCGCGGCTGGCTGTCCGAGGGCGTGCTGACCGCCGACCCCGAGCCCGCCCTGTACGTCTACGAGCAGCGGCACGCGGACGGCATGCTCCAGCGCGGCCTGATCGGCACCCTGCGCGTCTCGGAGCCGTCGGAGGGAATCGTCCTGCCCCACGAGGACGTCATGCCGCACATCGTGGAGGACCGCGCCGCCCTGATGCGGGCCACCCACGCGAACCTCGAACCCCTCCTCCTCACCTATCGCGGCAACGGCACCGCGGCCGAGATCGTGGACAGCGCGGCAGAGCGCCCCCCGCTCCTGTCCACCACCACCGAGGACGGCTACAGCCACCGCCTCTGGGCGATCACCGACCCCGCCGAGACGGCCCGCGTCCGCACGGACCTCGCCCGCCACCAGGCCCTGATCGCCGACGGTCATCATCGCTGGGCGACCTACCTGCGGCTGCGCGCGGAGCACCCCTCCCCCAGCCCGTGGGAGCACGGCCTGGTCCTCCTGGTCGACACCGCCCGCTATCCCCTGCGCGTCCGCGCCATCCACCGCCTGCTGCACGGCTTCCCGGTCGCCGACGCCCTCGCCGCGCTCGACGGCCGGTTCCGCGTCCGGCGCCTGGACGTCCCCCTCGCGGAGGCCCTCGACGCCCTCTCGAACGCCGCCTGCGCCGGCAACGGCTTCCTCCTCGCCGGCGACGGCGCCTTCCACCTCGTCGACCGACCGGACCCGGCGCTTCTCGACCGCACGATCCCCGCCGACTTCCCCGAGGCCTGGCGCACCCTGGACGCGACCGTCCTGCACGCCACGCTCCTCGACCACATCTGGCACATCCCCGAGGACGACCCCGCCCGCATCGCCTACATCCACGACACCGCCGCGACGGTGCGCAAGGCGGAACGCGACGGCGGAACGGCGGTCCTCCTGCACCCCGTCCGCGAGGAGGTCGTGCGCGATCTCGCCCGGCAGGGCGTCACGATGCCCCGCAAGTCGACGTCGTTCGGCCCGAAGCCGGCATCGGGCCTGGTCCTGCGCGCCCTCGACCTCTGAACCCCCGCCCGCCCGGACGCACGAAGGGGCGGGACCCGGTTCGACACCGGGTCCCGCCCCTCGCCGCTGTCACCGGCGCACGTCAGTCCTCGTCACGGTCGACCACACCGCGCTCGGCCGAGTCCTCGACCGCTTCCGTTTCCGTCGCGTTCTCGACGACGGCCCCGCCGG
Protein-coding regions in this window:
- a CDS encoding NAD kinase, with the translated sequence MTQNRARTVFLLAHTGRPAAIRSAELVVKGLLREGIGVRVLEYEAADLPLPEEVELVSEATPQCLEGCELLIVLGGDGTLLRGAEFARASGVPMLGVNLGSVGFLAEAERDDLDKVVDRVVTKAYEVEERMTVDVVVHRNGDIVHTDWALNEAAVQKAGAEKLLEVVLEIDGRPVTGFGCDGIVLSTPTGSTAYAFSAGGPVVWPEVEALLMVPISAHALFAKPLVTSPDSVLAVEVLPHIPPGVLWCDGRRTVELPPGARVEVRRGAVPVRLARLHHASFTDRLVAKFALPVSGWRGARQ
- a CDS encoding TlyA family RNA methyltransferase; translated protein: MAGVARRRLDAELVRRKLARSREHAGQLIAAGRVTVGRTVATKSATQVETAAAIVVSVDGDDPDYVSRGGHKLAGALAAFVPRGLVVEGRRALDAGASTGGFTDVLLRAGAAHVVAVDVGYGQLAWSLRSDERVTVKDRTNVRELTLEAIDGEPVDLVVGDLSFIPLGLVLPALARCTGPDADLVMMVKPQFEVGKERLGSGGVVRSPQLRAEAVRGVAGKAWDLGLGVNGVTASPLPGPSGNVEYFLWLRAGAPALDPADVDRAVAEGPR
- a CDS encoding alkyl sulfatase C-terminal domain-containing protein, coding for MATIEECHAALEKLSDSMRGAEGDVRTAAALDRSVSCRITDLDVTFVGRMTDGRIVVQDTLQGPPVEKAEIRLTMTGDDLVALVAGELNFAKAWASGRVKLEAGLRDLFQLRKLL
- a CDS encoding ABC transporter ATP-binding protein, encoding MTGADGDTGRSADRNNRRSTVNRLSAENVTLAYDQRVIAEQLSVEIPDNSFTVIVGPNACGKSTLLRALSRMLKPSRGRVLLDGQVIQSMPAKKVARTLGLLPQSSIAPDGITVADLVGRGRYPHQGILRQWSAEDERVVRESMAQTGVAELADRFVDELSGGQRQRVWIAMALAQQTPLLLLDEPTTYLDIQHQIDVLDLCAELHEEQGRTLVAVLHDLNHAARYATHLIALKGGEVIAQGAPNDIVTAGLVEEVFGLRCQVIDDPETGTPLVVPAARKARVRVEQAVATEVS
- a CDS encoding FecCD family ABC transporter permease; its protein translation is MKTAQKIPHGRPRALRTPGGFSVRLEPRALIVVAALVVAALAASVVLIGTGDFPIPARDVVKTLLGEGDAGQEFIVNELRLPRVLVGLLVGASLGIGGALFQAVSRNPLGSPDVLGLGQGATAGALVMIVLYSGSAAQVTLGALVGGLVTGALIYVLAWKRGVHGYRLVLVGIGISAIATAVNGYLMTKADFVDAARAVVWMTGTLDGRDWKQVWPLLALVCVLVPLVLANARGLRMMEMGDDVSHALGVRVERVRLVLMVSAVLLTAAATAAAGPVSFVALTAPQLARRLTRSPGPNLVPSLCMGAALLVTADWASQRLFGDGQLPVGVVTAVLGGVYLLWLLVTERKAGRI
- a CDS encoding FecCD family ABC transporter permease; translated protein: MLVDSVPEQRAEIAPAPPKRRAIRAVGLLAAVAVLLLVAAASIAVGAKELSVAQVLHGLFEDSGTYADVVVAERLSRTVLGLLVGAALGLSGAVLQALTRNPLADPGLLGINAGASAAVVTAITYFGVTSLTGYVWFAFFGAAAVGALVWFLGGSRGATPVRLALAGTAISAALYGYLQAVMIMDDAALARMRFWTVGSLSTATDETIRQVLPFLVVGTLLAFVLARPLNAVAMGDDTAKALGADLNRTRALSMLAATVLSGAATAACGPIVFVGLMVPHIVRSFTGPDLRWIMPYAAVLSPVLLLGSDVVGRVVARPSEVQVGVITAIIGGPVFIFLVRRRRTAQL
- a CDS encoding HAD hydrolase-like protein — translated: MSRSVRTRPEGSGQALSEAYDTALLDLDGVVYAGGDAIAYAVESLATARAGGMRLAYVTNNALRTPDAVAGHLTELGIPTGADEVITSAQAVARLISEQVPAGARVLVIGGEGLRVALRERGLEPVESADDEPAAVVQGFGGPDLPWGRFAEASYAVARGVPWFASNTDLTIPSGRGIAPGNGAAVEVVRIATGAEPQVAGKPLPPMHRETILRTGAERPLVVGDRLDTDIEGAFNGEVDSLLVLTGVTDGAQLLAAPPQHRPTYVDGDLRGMLTGQPEVVVDGGGFRCGGWTASAGAGSLELAGEGEALDGLRALCAAAWTAAGEGTCELDGGKALARLGW
- a CDS encoding DUF1015 domain-containing protein — encoded protein: MNSAGHSEATAPRGLELTPFRGLRYDPDRVGSLAAVTSPPYDVVVRPDGLHHLQDADPYNIVRLILPQATTPAARNEQAAATLRGWLSEGVLTADPEPALYVYEQRHADGMLQRGLIGTLRVSEPSEGIVLPHEDVMPHIVEDRAALMRATHANLEPLLLTYRGNGTAAEIVDSAAERPPLLSTTTEDGYSHRLWAITDPAETARVRTDLARHQALIADGHHRWATYLRLRAEHPSPSPWEHGLVLLVDTARYPLRVRAIHRLLHGFPVADALAALDGRFRVRRLDVPLAEALDALSNAACAGNGFLLAGDGAFHLVDRPDPALLDRTIPADFPEAWRTLDATVLHATLLDHIWHIPEDDPARIAYIHDTAATVRKAERDGGTAVLLHPVREEVVRDLARQGVTMPRKSTSFGPKPASGLVLRALDL